Proteins from a single region of Mumia flava:
- a CDS encoding class E sortase — MSTQVTEPAPPGPRSKRRSRTGRVLTALGLVLVLVGVGMLGYVGWQYFGTNIISKQHQAELRQDLVREWDAPVRATEPVEIGDAMALLRVPRFGDDYVMPVVRGVDDASLASGVGWFPDTARPGRVGNFAIAGHRVTHGEPFRHFLELRAGDEVVVETRTHVYTYVLRDDGTDRELDFSEGWVLDPVPGAPDAEPTEKLITMVTCSELFHTDKRSIVFGELESAVKK, encoded by the coding sequence GTGAGCACACAGGTCACCGAACCCGCCCCGCCGGGCCCGCGCAGCAAGCGCCGGAGCCGGACGGGTCGTGTCCTGACGGCTCTCGGGCTGGTGCTCGTGCTCGTCGGCGTGGGGATGCTCGGCTACGTCGGCTGGCAGTACTTCGGGACCAACATCATCTCCAAGCAGCACCAGGCCGAGCTGCGCCAGGATCTCGTACGCGAGTGGGACGCGCCGGTCAGAGCCACCGAGCCGGTGGAGATCGGCGACGCGATGGCGTTGCTGCGCGTGCCGCGCTTCGGCGACGACTACGTGATGCCGGTCGTACGCGGCGTCGACGACGCGTCGCTGGCCAGCGGGGTCGGGTGGTTCCCGGACACCGCGCGGCCCGGTCGGGTCGGCAACTTCGCGATCGCCGGCCACCGGGTCACCCACGGAGAGCCGTTCCGGCACTTCCTCGAGCTGAGGGCCGGCGACGAGGTGGTCGTCGAGACGCGCACCCACGTCTACACCTACGTGCTGCGCGACGACGGCACGGACCGCGAGCTCGACTTCTCCGAGGGCTGGGTGCTGGACCCCGTGCCGGGTGCGCCGGACGCCGAGCCGACCGAGAAGCTGATCACGATGGTGACCTGCTCGGAGCTGTTCCACACCGACAAGCGCAGCATCGTCTTCGGCGAGCTCGAGAGCGCGGTGAAGAAGTAG
- the pyrE gene encoding orotate phosphoribosyltransferase: MSDHEALVRQVTAKAVVHGRVTLSSGKEADYYVDMRRVTLDHEAAPLVGKVMLDLLDDLSYDAVGGLTMGADPVAMAMMHAAAAQGRPLDAFVVRKAEKAHGLQRRIEGPDVEGRRVVAVEDTSTTGGSVLTAVEALREAGAEVVAVAVIVDRDTGAADRVREAGYDYRFAIGKSELGL, encoded by the coding sequence ATGAGCGATCACGAGGCCCTCGTCCGTCAGGTCACCGCGAAGGCGGTCGTGCACGGGCGCGTCACGCTGTCGTCCGGCAAGGAGGCCGACTACTACGTCGACATGCGCCGCGTGACGCTCGACCACGAGGCCGCCCCGCTGGTCGGCAAGGTGATGCTCGACCTGCTCGACGATCTCTCCTACGACGCAGTCGGCGGGCTCACGATGGGCGCCGACCCGGTCGCGATGGCCATGATGCACGCGGCTGCGGCGCAGGGCCGCCCGCTCGATGCGTTCGTGGTCCGCAAGGCCGAGAAGGCGCACGGGCTCCAGCGGCGGATCGAGGGTCCGGACGTCGAGGGCCGTCGGGTCGTCGCCGTCGAGGACACCTCGACCACCGGTGGTTCGGTGCTCACGGCCGTGGAGGCGCTGCGCGAGGCGGGTGCCGAGGTGGTCGCCGTCGCGGTGATCGTCGACCGCGACACGGGGGCTGCGGACCGGGTGCGCGAAGCCGGGTACGACTACCGGTTCGCGATCGGCAAGTCCGAGCTCGGGCTCTGA
- a CDS encoding TrmH family RNA methyltransferase, with protein sequence MTEVGVGPWDGPWPDDPRYDPELLRDGDRRNVVDTYRYWSLDAIVADLDTRRHPFHVVIENWQHDHNIGSIVRTANAFAAAEIHIVGRRRWNRRGAMVTDRYQHVRHHADVAAFGTWADAAGLEVVAIDNVPGAEPIERASLPRECALVFGQEGPGLSSEMIGLCSRVLAISQFGSTRSINVGAAAAVAMHAWIREHAEI encoded by the coding sequence ATGACTGAGGTCGGTGTCGGTCCGTGGGACGGTCCGTGGCCGGACGACCCGCGCTACGACCCCGAGCTGTTGCGCGACGGCGATCGGCGCAACGTCGTCGACACCTATCGCTACTGGTCGCTCGACGCGATCGTCGCCGACCTCGACACGCGGCGGCACCCGTTCCACGTCGTGATCGAGAACTGGCAGCACGACCACAACATCGGCTCGATCGTCCGGACCGCCAACGCGTTCGCCGCGGCCGAGATCCACATCGTCGGCCGGCGGCGCTGGAACCGCCGCGGTGCGATGGTCACCGACCGGTACCAGCACGTACGCCACCACGCGGACGTGGCCGCGTTCGGCACGTGGGCGGATGCGGCGGGCCTCGAGGTGGTCGCGATCGACAACGTCCCTGGCGCGGAGCCGATCGAGCGGGCGTCGCTGCCGCGGGAGTGCGCGCTGGTGTTCGGTCAGGAAGGCCCGGGGCTGAGCAGCGAGATGATCGGTCTGTGCTCGCGCGTCCTCGCGATCAGCCAGTTCGGGTCGACGCGCTCGATCAACGTCGGCGCGGCGGCTGCGGTCGCGATGCACGCCTGGATCCGCGAGCACGCGGAGATCTGA